One Symphalangus syndactylus isolate Jambi chromosome 20, NHGRI_mSymSyn1-v2.1_pri, whole genome shotgun sequence DNA segment encodes these proteins:
- the PLEKHH3 gene encoding pleckstrin homology domain-containing family H member 3 isoform X3: protein MPLPGGLWWLLCCRRGFTLLHRDYGDGELSGDGDEDEDEETFELRTPSPAGGGRGGSVEEGKMRRRGCLGAWQKELTSPVSKMGKLRPGDGKRLAQGSTGPLEVTLTQPVRSGPVSNRLQSWEETWSLIPEKGLPEDDPDIVVKGWLYREPRGGGARPWLPPRRAWFVLTRDSLDQFSSSGKGARRLGSLVLTSLCSVTGPERRRKETGLWSVTVSGRKHSVRLCSPRQAEAERWGVALREVIASKAPLETPTQLLLRDIQESCGDPEAVALIYLRNPILRHTSGALYAPLLPLPYGVSAPGPGYAPLREEAVRLFLALQALEGARRPGPLMQGVLQTCRDLPALRDELFLQLAKQTSGPAGPPGLPATQDPAALRYWQLLTCMSCTFRPGGAVRGHLLGHLERTEQALPDSELAEYARFIRKALGRTRGRELVPSLAEISALSQRQELLCTVHCPGAGACAVAIDSHTTAGEVARELVGRLGLARSRNAFALYEQRGAQERALAGGTLVADVLTSLAAEEAGLEDSPDSGWRLCLRLHGPLHPEGLSPDGHELPFLFEQAHALLLRGRPPPPDDTLRALAALRLQSLHRDFSPRVPLPRLDRLLPPPAPPREDPPRPTSRPPPSAALLAGALWSPGLAKRRAERARRGGAGRTAGSIAREGGGGAGTAAAVLGGWKRLRGMGRAEAMAAYLALAAQCPGFGAARYDVLELSTEPGGGAPQKLCLGLGAKAMSLSRPGETEPIHSVSYGHVAACQLMGPHTLALRVGESQLLLQSPQAEVAVSRGTSAWQQSKTPSQQQQQQQQQQNVRRAERTKYNWHIEMKERGWAQWFMPVIPALWEAKTGRSRGQEIETILANTVKPRFY from the exons ATGCCTCTCCCCGGGGGACTGTGGTGGCTTCTCTGCTGCCGTCGAGGCTTCACTCTTCTGCACCGGGACTACGGGGACGGCGAGCTTAGCGGGGACGGGGACGAGGACGAGGACGAGGAAACCTTTGAGCTGCGGACCCCGAGTCCAGCGGGCGGCGGGAGG GGAGGCAGTGTGGAAGAAGGGAAAATGAGGAGGAGAGGGTGCCTTGGAGCCTGGCAGAAAGAGCTCACCTCTCCTGTTTcaaagatggggaaactaaggcccGGAGACGGgaagagacttgcccaaggttccACA GGTCCCCTGGAAGTGACGCTGACTCAGCCAGTGAGGAGCGGGCCTGTCTCCAACAG gctgcagagctGGGAGGAGACTTGGAGCCTCATCCCGGAGAAAGGGCTGCCGGAGGACGACCCGGACATCGTTGTGAAAG GTTGGCTGTACCGGGAGCCCCGCGGAGGAGGGGCGCGGCCCTGGCTGCCCCCGCGCCGAGCCTGGTTTGTGCTCACGCGGGACTCCCTGGATCAGTTCAGCAGCAGCGGGAAAGGGGCGCGGCGTCTCGGGAGCCTCGTGCTCACCAGCCTGTGCTCGGTGACCGGCCCAGAGCGCAGGCGTAAGGAGACAG GTCTGTGGTCAGTGACTGTGTCTGGTCGGAAACACAGTGTCCGCCTCTGCTCCCCACGCCAGGCAGAGGCTGAGCGCTGGGGGGTGGCATTGCGGGAAGTGATCGCCTCCAAGGCACCCCTGGAGACCCCCACCCAGCTACTGCTCAGGGACATACAG GAAAGTTGCGGGGACCCAGAGGCCGTTGCCCTCATTTACCTGAGGAACCCGATTCTGAGACACACTAGTGGAGCCTTGTACGCCCCGCTCCTGCCCCTGCCCTATGGAGTCAGCGCCCCAG GTCCGGGCTATGCACCCCTGCGCGAGGAGGCGGTGCGGCTGTTCTTGGCGCTGCAGGCGCTGGAGGGGGCGCGGCGCCCTGGGCCCTTGATGCAGGGTGTGCTCCAAACCTGCCGGGACTTGCCCGCGCTCCGGGATGAACTCTTCCTGCAGCTGGCTAAGCAGACCTCCGGCCCTGCAGGCCCCCCCGGGCTCCCGGCTACCCAAGACCCTGCGGCCCTGCGGTACTGGCAACTCCTCACCTGCATGAGCTGCACCTTCCGACCTGGGGGAGCTGTGCGGGGGCACCTCCTGGGGCACTTGGAGAG GACCGAGCAGGCACTCCCGGACTCGGAACTTGCGGAATATGCGCGCTTCATCCGGAAAGCGCTGGGCCGGACGCGCGGCCGAGAGCTGGTGCCCTCGCTGGCGGAGATTTCCGCGTTGAGCCAACGGCAGGAGCTGCTGTGTACCGTGCACTGTCCGGGGGCTGGTGCCTGTGCTGTGGCCATCGACTCCCACACCACGGCGGGGGAG GTGGCTCGAGAGCTGGTGGGGCGGCTGGGCTTGGCCCGGAGCCGCAACGCATTCGCGCTGTACGAGCAGCGAGGCGCCCAGGAGCGAGCCCTGGCTGGGGGGACCCTCGTGGCCGACGTGCTCACCAG CTTGGCCGCGGAGGAAGCTGGGTTGGAGGACTCGCCTGACTCCGGGTGGAGACTATGTCTGCGTCTTCACGGACCTCTGCACCCTGAGGGGCTGTCCCCAGACGGTCACGAACTGCCTTTCCTCTTTGAGCAG GCTCACGCTCTGCTGCTGCGGGGCCGGCCGCCCCCACCCGACGACACGCTGCGCGCCCTGGCGGCGCTGCGCCTGCAGAGCCTGCACCGGGACTTCTCTCCGCGGGTGCCCCTGCCCCGCCTGGACCGCCTGCTCCCGCCCCCGGCCCCGCCGCGCGAAGACCCGCCCCGCCCGACCTCCAGGCCGCCCCCTTCCGCTGCCCTGCTGGCCGGGGCGCTCTGGAGCCCGGGCCTGGCCAAGAGGCGGGCGGAGCGGGCCCGGCGCGGCGGGGCCGGCCGCACTGCGGGAAGCATTGCCCGCGAGGGAGGAGGCGGCGCCGGCACGGCAGCTGCCGTGCTGGGCGGCTGGAAGCGGCTACGGGGCATGGGCCGAGCTGAGGCCATGGCCGCCTACCTGGCCCTGGCGGCGCAGTGTCCGGGGTTCGGCGCTGCTCGGTATGACGTTCTGGAGCTGAGCACG GAGCCTGGTGGGGGTGCTCCACAGAAGCTGTGCCTGGGCTTGGGAGCCAAGGCCATGTCCCTCTCCCGGCCGGGGGAGACAGAGCCCATCCACAGTGTCAGCTATGGCCATGTGGCCGCCTGCCAACTAATGGGCCCCCACACCCTGGCCTTGAGGGTAGGAGAGAGCCAGCTCCTCCTGCAGAGCCCCCAG gcagaggttgcagtgagccgaggcacttcagcctggcaacagagcaagactccgtctcaacaacaacaacaacaacaacaacaacagaatgtTAGAAGAGCAGAAAGAACCAAGTATAACTGGCACATAGAAATGAAGgagagaggctgggcgcagtggttcatgcctgtaatcccagcactttgggaggccaagacgggcagatcacgaggtcaggagatcgagaccatcttggctaacacggtgaaaccccgtttctactaa
- the PLEKHH3 gene encoding pleckstrin homology domain-containing family H member 3 isoform X2, which yields MRELPLRRPGRGREVIPGLGSVEGTPRRGRWGLFEDPSSLPCHSGQNSRLSPGGSVEEGKMRRRGCLGAWQKELTSPVSKMGKLRPGDGKRLAQGSTGPLEVTLTQPVRSGPVSNRLQSWEETWSLIPEKGLPEDDPDIVVKGWLYREPRGGGARPWLPPRRAWFVLTRDSLDQFSSSGKGARRLGSLVLTSLCSVTGPERRRKETGLWSVTVSGRKHSVRLCSPRQAEAERWGVALREVIASKAPLETPTQLLLRDIQESCGDPEAVALIYLRNPILRHTSGALYAPLLPLPYGVSAPGPGYAPLREEAVRLFLALQALEGARRPGPLMQGVLQTCRDLPALRDELFLQLAKQTSGPAGPPGLPATQDPAALRYWQLLTCMSCTFRPGGAVRGHLLGHLERTEQALPDSELAEYARFIRKALGRTRGRELVPSLAEISALSQRQELLCTVHCPGAGACAVAIDSHTTAGEVARELVGRLGLARSRNAFALYEQRGAQERALAGGTLVADVLTRFENLAAEEAGLEDSPDSGWRLCLRLHGPLHPEGLSPDGHELPFLFEQAHALLLRGRPPPPDDTLRALAALRLQSLHRDFSPRVPLPRLDRLLPPPAPPREDPPRPTSRPPPSAALLAGALWSPGLAKRRAERARRGGAGRTAGSIAREGGGGAGTAAAVLGGWKRLRGMGRAEAMAAYLALAAQCPGFGAARYDVLELSTEPGGGAPQKLCLGLGAKAMSLSRPGETEPIHSVSYGHVAACQLMGPHTLALRVGESQLLLQSPQAEVAVSRGTSAWQQSKTPSQQQQQQQQQQNVRRAERTKYNWHIEMKERGWAQWFMPVIPALWEAKTGRSRGQEIETILANTVKPRFY from the exons ATGCGAGAGCTCCCGCTGCGGAGACCTGGACGAGGGAGAGAAGTCATCCCAGGATTGGGGTCTGTGGAGGGGACCCCACggagagggaggtgggggctCTTTGAGGACCCCTCCTCATTACCCTGCCACTCAGGACAGAACTCTCGGCTTTCCCCG GGAGGCAGTGTGGAAGAAGGGAAAATGAGGAGGAGAGGGTGCCTTGGAGCCTGGCAGAAAGAGCTCACCTCTCCTGTTTcaaagatggggaaactaaggcccGGAGACGGgaagagacttgcccaaggttccACA GGTCCCCTGGAAGTGACGCTGACTCAGCCAGTGAGGAGCGGGCCTGTCTCCAACAG gctgcagagctGGGAGGAGACTTGGAGCCTCATCCCGGAGAAAGGGCTGCCGGAGGACGACCCGGACATCGTTGTGAAAG GTTGGCTGTACCGGGAGCCCCGCGGAGGAGGGGCGCGGCCCTGGCTGCCCCCGCGCCGAGCCTGGTTTGTGCTCACGCGGGACTCCCTGGATCAGTTCAGCAGCAGCGGGAAAGGGGCGCGGCGTCTCGGGAGCCTCGTGCTCACCAGCCTGTGCTCGGTGACCGGCCCAGAGCGCAGGCGTAAGGAGACAG GTCTGTGGTCAGTGACTGTGTCTGGTCGGAAACACAGTGTCCGCCTCTGCTCCCCACGCCAGGCAGAGGCTGAGCGCTGGGGGGTGGCATTGCGGGAAGTGATCGCCTCCAAGGCACCCCTGGAGACCCCCACCCAGCTACTGCTCAGGGACATACAG GAAAGTTGCGGGGACCCAGAGGCCGTTGCCCTCATTTACCTGAGGAACCCGATTCTGAGACACACTAGTGGAGCCTTGTACGCCCCGCTCCTGCCCCTGCCCTATGGAGTCAGCGCCCCAG GTCCGGGCTATGCACCCCTGCGCGAGGAGGCGGTGCGGCTGTTCTTGGCGCTGCAGGCGCTGGAGGGGGCGCGGCGCCCTGGGCCCTTGATGCAGGGTGTGCTCCAAACCTGCCGGGACTTGCCCGCGCTCCGGGATGAACTCTTCCTGCAGCTGGCTAAGCAGACCTCCGGCCCTGCAGGCCCCCCCGGGCTCCCGGCTACCCAAGACCCTGCGGCCCTGCGGTACTGGCAACTCCTCACCTGCATGAGCTGCACCTTCCGACCTGGGGGAGCTGTGCGGGGGCACCTCCTGGGGCACTTGGAGAG GACCGAGCAGGCACTCCCGGACTCGGAACTTGCGGAATATGCGCGCTTCATCCGGAAAGCGCTGGGCCGGACGCGCGGCCGAGAGCTGGTGCCCTCGCTGGCGGAGATTTCCGCGTTGAGCCAACGGCAGGAGCTGCTGTGTACCGTGCACTGTCCGGGGGCTGGTGCCTGTGCTGTGGCCATCGACTCCCACACCACGGCGGGGGAG GTGGCTCGAGAGCTGGTGGGGCGGCTGGGCTTGGCCCGGAGCCGCAACGCATTCGCGCTGTACGAGCAGCGAGGCGCCCAGGAGCGAGCCCTGGCTGGGGGGACCCTCGTGGCCGACGTGCTCACCAGGTTTGAGAA CTTGGCCGCGGAGGAAGCTGGGTTGGAGGACTCGCCTGACTCCGGGTGGAGACTATGTCTGCGTCTTCACGGACCTCTGCACCCTGAGGGGCTGTCCCCAGACGGTCACGAACTGCCTTTCCTCTTTGAGCAG GCTCACGCTCTGCTGCTGCGGGGCCGGCCGCCCCCACCCGACGACACGCTGCGCGCCCTGGCGGCGCTGCGCCTGCAGAGCCTGCACCGGGACTTCTCTCCGCGGGTGCCCCTGCCCCGCCTGGACCGCCTGCTCCCGCCCCCGGCCCCGCCGCGCGAAGACCCGCCCCGCCCGACCTCCAGGCCGCCCCCTTCCGCTGCCCTGCTGGCCGGGGCGCTCTGGAGCCCGGGCCTGGCCAAGAGGCGGGCGGAGCGGGCCCGGCGCGGCGGGGCCGGCCGCACTGCGGGAAGCATTGCCCGCGAGGGAGGAGGCGGCGCCGGCACGGCAGCTGCCGTGCTGGGCGGCTGGAAGCGGCTACGGGGCATGGGCCGAGCTGAGGCCATGGCCGCCTACCTGGCCCTGGCGGCGCAGTGTCCGGGGTTCGGCGCTGCTCGGTATGACGTTCTGGAGCTGAGCACG GAGCCTGGTGGGGGTGCTCCACAGAAGCTGTGCCTGGGCTTGGGAGCCAAGGCCATGTCCCTCTCCCGGCCGGGGGAGACAGAGCCCATCCACAGTGTCAGCTATGGCCATGTGGCCGCCTGCCAACTAATGGGCCCCCACACCCTGGCCTTGAGGGTAGGAGAGAGCCAGCTCCTCCTGCAGAGCCCCCAG gcagaggttgcagtgagccgaggcacttcagcctggcaacagagcaagactccgtctcaacaacaacaacaacaacaacaacaacagaatgtTAGAAGAGCAGAAAGAACCAAGTATAACTGGCACATAGAAATGAAGgagagaggctgggcgcagtggttcatgcctgtaatcccagcactttgggaggccaagacgggcagatcacgaggtcaggagatcgagaccatcttggctaacacggtgaaaccccgtttctactaa
- the PLEKHH3 gene encoding pleckstrin homology domain-containing family H member 3 isoform X1, whose amino-acid sequence MPLPGGLWWLLCCRRGFTLLHRDYGDGELSGDGDEDEDEETFELRTPSPAGGGRGGSVEEGKMRRRGCLGAWQKELTSPVSKMGKLRPGDGKRLAQGSTGPLEVTLTQPVRSGPVSNRLQSWEETWSLIPEKGLPEDDPDIVVKGWLYREPRGGGARPWLPPRRAWFVLTRDSLDQFSSSGKGARRLGSLVLTSLCSVTGPERRRKETGLWSVTVSGRKHSVRLCSPRQAEAERWGVALREVIASKAPLETPTQLLLRDIQESCGDPEAVALIYLRNPILRHTSGALYAPLLPLPYGVSAPGPGYAPLREEAVRLFLALQALEGARRPGPLMQGVLQTCRDLPALRDELFLQLAKQTSGPAGPPGLPATQDPAALRYWQLLTCMSCTFRPGGAVRGHLLGHLERTEQALPDSELAEYARFIRKALGRTRGRELVPSLAEISALSQRQELLCTVHCPGAGACAVAIDSHTTAGEVARELVGRLGLARSRNAFALYEQRGAQERALAGGTLVADVLTRFENLAAEEAGLEDSPDSGWRLCLRLHGPLHPEGLSPDGHELPFLFEQAHALLLRGRPPPPDDTLRALAALRLQSLHRDFSPRVPLPRLDRLLPPPAPPREDPPRPTSRPPPSAALLAGALWSPGLAKRRAERARRGGAGRTAGSIAREGGGGAGTAAAVLGGWKRLRGMGRAEAMAAYLALAAQCPGFGAARYDVLELSTEPGGGAPQKLCLGLGAKAMSLSRPGETEPIHSVSYGHVAACQLMGPHTLALRVGESQLLLQSPQAEVAVSRGTSAWQQSKTPSQQQQQQQQQQNVRRAERTKYNWHIEMKERGWAQWFMPVIPALWEAKTGRSRGQEIETILANTVKPRFY is encoded by the exons ATGCCTCTCCCCGGGGGACTGTGGTGGCTTCTCTGCTGCCGTCGAGGCTTCACTCTTCTGCACCGGGACTACGGGGACGGCGAGCTTAGCGGGGACGGGGACGAGGACGAGGACGAGGAAACCTTTGAGCTGCGGACCCCGAGTCCAGCGGGCGGCGGGAGG GGAGGCAGTGTGGAAGAAGGGAAAATGAGGAGGAGAGGGTGCCTTGGAGCCTGGCAGAAAGAGCTCACCTCTCCTGTTTcaaagatggggaaactaaggcccGGAGACGGgaagagacttgcccaaggttccACA GGTCCCCTGGAAGTGACGCTGACTCAGCCAGTGAGGAGCGGGCCTGTCTCCAACAG gctgcagagctGGGAGGAGACTTGGAGCCTCATCCCGGAGAAAGGGCTGCCGGAGGACGACCCGGACATCGTTGTGAAAG GTTGGCTGTACCGGGAGCCCCGCGGAGGAGGGGCGCGGCCCTGGCTGCCCCCGCGCCGAGCCTGGTTTGTGCTCACGCGGGACTCCCTGGATCAGTTCAGCAGCAGCGGGAAAGGGGCGCGGCGTCTCGGGAGCCTCGTGCTCACCAGCCTGTGCTCGGTGACCGGCCCAGAGCGCAGGCGTAAGGAGACAG GTCTGTGGTCAGTGACTGTGTCTGGTCGGAAACACAGTGTCCGCCTCTGCTCCCCACGCCAGGCAGAGGCTGAGCGCTGGGGGGTGGCATTGCGGGAAGTGATCGCCTCCAAGGCACCCCTGGAGACCCCCACCCAGCTACTGCTCAGGGACATACAG GAAAGTTGCGGGGACCCAGAGGCCGTTGCCCTCATTTACCTGAGGAACCCGATTCTGAGACACACTAGTGGAGCCTTGTACGCCCCGCTCCTGCCCCTGCCCTATGGAGTCAGCGCCCCAG GTCCGGGCTATGCACCCCTGCGCGAGGAGGCGGTGCGGCTGTTCTTGGCGCTGCAGGCGCTGGAGGGGGCGCGGCGCCCTGGGCCCTTGATGCAGGGTGTGCTCCAAACCTGCCGGGACTTGCCCGCGCTCCGGGATGAACTCTTCCTGCAGCTGGCTAAGCAGACCTCCGGCCCTGCAGGCCCCCCCGGGCTCCCGGCTACCCAAGACCCTGCGGCCCTGCGGTACTGGCAACTCCTCACCTGCATGAGCTGCACCTTCCGACCTGGGGGAGCTGTGCGGGGGCACCTCCTGGGGCACTTGGAGAG GACCGAGCAGGCACTCCCGGACTCGGAACTTGCGGAATATGCGCGCTTCATCCGGAAAGCGCTGGGCCGGACGCGCGGCCGAGAGCTGGTGCCCTCGCTGGCGGAGATTTCCGCGTTGAGCCAACGGCAGGAGCTGCTGTGTACCGTGCACTGTCCGGGGGCTGGTGCCTGTGCTGTGGCCATCGACTCCCACACCACGGCGGGGGAG GTGGCTCGAGAGCTGGTGGGGCGGCTGGGCTTGGCCCGGAGCCGCAACGCATTCGCGCTGTACGAGCAGCGAGGCGCCCAGGAGCGAGCCCTGGCTGGGGGGACCCTCGTGGCCGACGTGCTCACCAGGTTTGAGAA CTTGGCCGCGGAGGAAGCTGGGTTGGAGGACTCGCCTGACTCCGGGTGGAGACTATGTCTGCGTCTTCACGGACCTCTGCACCCTGAGGGGCTGTCCCCAGACGGTCACGAACTGCCTTTCCTCTTTGAGCAG GCTCACGCTCTGCTGCTGCGGGGCCGGCCGCCCCCACCCGACGACACGCTGCGCGCCCTGGCGGCGCTGCGCCTGCAGAGCCTGCACCGGGACTTCTCTCCGCGGGTGCCCCTGCCCCGCCTGGACCGCCTGCTCCCGCCCCCGGCCCCGCCGCGCGAAGACCCGCCCCGCCCGACCTCCAGGCCGCCCCCTTCCGCTGCCCTGCTGGCCGGGGCGCTCTGGAGCCCGGGCCTGGCCAAGAGGCGGGCGGAGCGGGCCCGGCGCGGCGGGGCCGGCCGCACTGCGGGAAGCATTGCCCGCGAGGGAGGAGGCGGCGCCGGCACGGCAGCTGCCGTGCTGGGCGGCTGGAAGCGGCTACGGGGCATGGGCCGAGCTGAGGCCATGGCCGCCTACCTGGCCCTGGCGGCGCAGTGTCCGGGGTTCGGCGCTGCTCGGTATGACGTTCTGGAGCTGAGCACG GAGCCTGGTGGGGGTGCTCCACAGAAGCTGTGCCTGGGCTTGGGAGCCAAGGCCATGTCCCTCTCCCGGCCGGGGGAGACAGAGCCCATCCACAGTGTCAGCTATGGCCATGTGGCCGCCTGCCAACTAATGGGCCCCCACACCCTGGCCTTGAGGGTAGGAGAGAGCCAGCTCCTCCTGCAGAGCCCCCAG gcagaggttgcagtgagccgaggcacttcagcctggcaacagagcaagactccgtctcaacaacaacaacaacaacaacaacaacagaatgtTAGAAGAGCAGAAAGAACCAAGTATAACTGGCACATAGAAATGAAGgagagaggctgggcgcagtggttcatgcctgtaatcccagcactttgggaggccaagacgggcagatcacgaggtcaggagatcgagaccatcttggctaacacggtgaaaccccgtttctactaa
- the PLEKHH3 gene encoding pleckstrin homology domain-containing family H member 3 isoform X6, with protein sequence MPLPGGLWWLLCCRRGFTLLHRDYGDGELSGDGDEDEDEETFELRTPSPAGGGRGPLEVTLTQPVRSGPVSNRLQSWEETWSLIPEKGLPEDDPDIVVKGWLYREPRGGGARPWLPPRRAWFVLTRDSLDQFSSSGKGARRLGSLVLTSLCSVTGPERRRKETGLWSVTVSGRKHSVRLCSPRQAEAERWGVALREVIASKAPLETPTQLLLRDIQESCGDPEAVALIYLRNPILRHTSGALYAPLLPLPYGVSAPGPGYAPLREEAVRLFLALQALEGARRPGPLMQGVLQTCRDLPALRDELFLQLAKQTSGPAGPPGLPATQDPAALRYWQLLTCMSCTFRPGGAVRGHLLGHLERTEQALPDSELAEYARFIRKALGRTRGRELVPSLAEISALSQRQELLCTVHCPGAGACAVAIDSHTTAGEVARELVGRLGLARSRNAFALYEQRGAQERALAGGTLVADVLTSLAAEEAGLEDSPDSGWRLCLRLHGPLHPEGLSPDGHELPFLFEQAHALLLRGRPPPPDDTLRALAALRLQSLHRDFSPRVPLPRLDRLLPPPAPPREDPPRPTSRPPPSAALLAGALWSPGLAKRRAERARRGGAGRTAGSIAREGGGGAGTAAAVLGGWKRLRGMGRAEAMAAYLALAAQCPGFGAARYDVLELSTEPGGGAPQKLCLGLGAKAMSLSRPGETEPIHSVSYGHVAACQLMGPHTLALRVGESQLLLQSPQAEVAVSRGTSAWQQSKTPSQQQQQQQQQQNVRRAERTKYNWHIEMKERGWAQWFMPVIPALWEAKTGRSRGQEIETILANTVKPRFY encoded by the exons ATGCCTCTCCCCGGGGGACTGTGGTGGCTTCTCTGCTGCCGTCGAGGCTTCACTCTTCTGCACCGGGACTACGGGGACGGCGAGCTTAGCGGGGACGGGGACGAGGACGAGGACGAGGAAACCTTTGAGCTGCGGACCCCGAGTCCAGCGGGCGGCGGGAGG GGTCCCCTGGAAGTGACGCTGACTCAGCCAGTGAGGAGCGGGCCTGTCTCCAACAG gctgcagagctGGGAGGAGACTTGGAGCCTCATCCCGGAGAAAGGGCTGCCGGAGGACGACCCGGACATCGTTGTGAAAG GTTGGCTGTACCGGGAGCCCCGCGGAGGAGGGGCGCGGCCCTGGCTGCCCCCGCGCCGAGCCTGGTTTGTGCTCACGCGGGACTCCCTGGATCAGTTCAGCAGCAGCGGGAAAGGGGCGCGGCGTCTCGGGAGCCTCGTGCTCACCAGCCTGTGCTCGGTGACCGGCCCAGAGCGCAGGCGTAAGGAGACAG GTCTGTGGTCAGTGACTGTGTCTGGTCGGAAACACAGTGTCCGCCTCTGCTCCCCACGCCAGGCAGAGGCTGAGCGCTGGGGGGTGGCATTGCGGGAAGTGATCGCCTCCAAGGCACCCCTGGAGACCCCCACCCAGCTACTGCTCAGGGACATACAG GAAAGTTGCGGGGACCCAGAGGCCGTTGCCCTCATTTACCTGAGGAACCCGATTCTGAGACACACTAGTGGAGCCTTGTACGCCCCGCTCCTGCCCCTGCCCTATGGAGTCAGCGCCCCAG GTCCGGGCTATGCACCCCTGCGCGAGGAGGCGGTGCGGCTGTTCTTGGCGCTGCAGGCGCTGGAGGGGGCGCGGCGCCCTGGGCCCTTGATGCAGGGTGTGCTCCAAACCTGCCGGGACTTGCCCGCGCTCCGGGATGAACTCTTCCTGCAGCTGGCTAAGCAGACCTCCGGCCCTGCAGGCCCCCCCGGGCTCCCGGCTACCCAAGACCCTGCGGCCCTGCGGTACTGGCAACTCCTCACCTGCATGAGCTGCACCTTCCGACCTGGGGGAGCTGTGCGGGGGCACCTCCTGGGGCACTTGGAGAG GACCGAGCAGGCACTCCCGGACTCGGAACTTGCGGAATATGCGCGCTTCATCCGGAAAGCGCTGGGCCGGACGCGCGGCCGAGAGCTGGTGCCCTCGCTGGCGGAGATTTCCGCGTTGAGCCAACGGCAGGAGCTGCTGTGTACCGTGCACTGTCCGGGGGCTGGTGCCTGTGCTGTGGCCATCGACTCCCACACCACGGCGGGGGAG GTGGCTCGAGAGCTGGTGGGGCGGCTGGGCTTGGCCCGGAGCCGCAACGCATTCGCGCTGTACGAGCAGCGAGGCGCCCAGGAGCGAGCCCTGGCTGGGGGGACCCTCGTGGCCGACGTGCTCACCAG CTTGGCCGCGGAGGAAGCTGGGTTGGAGGACTCGCCTGACTCCGGGTGGAGACTATGTCTGCGTCTTCACGGACCTCTGCACCCTGAGGGGCTGTCCCCAGACGGTCACGAACTGCCTTTCCTCTTTGAGCAG GCTCACGCTCTGCTGCTGCGGGGCCGGCCGCCCCCACCCGACGACACGCTGCGCGCCCTGGCGGCGCTGCGCCTGCAGAGCCTGCACCGGGACTTCTCTCCGCGGGTGCCCCTGCCCCGCCTGGACCGCCTGCTCCCGCCCCCGGCCCCGCCGCGCGAAGACCCGCCCCGCCCGACCTCCAGGCCGCCCCCTTCCGCTGCCCTGCTGGCCGGGGCGCTCTGGAGCCCGGGCCTGGCCAAGAGGCGGGCGGAGCGGGCCCGGCGCGGCGGGGCCGGCCGCACTGCGGGAAGCATTGCCCGCGAGGGAGGAGGCGGCGCCGGCACGGCAGCTGCCGTGCTGGGCGGCTGGAAGCGGCTACGGGGCATGGGCCGAGCTGAGGCCATGGCCGCCTACCTGGCCCTGGCGGCGCAGTGTCCGGGGTTCGGCGCTGCTCGGTATGACGTTCTGGAGCTGAGCACG GAGCCTGGTGGGGGTGCTCCACAGAAGCTGTGCCTGGGCTTGGGAGCCAAGGCCATGTCCCTCTCCCGGCCGGGGGAGACAGAGCCCATCCACAGTGTCAGCTATGGCCATGTGGCCGCCTGCCAACTAATGGGCCCCCACACCCTGGCCTTGAGGGTAGGAGAGAGCCAGCTCCTCCTGCAGAGCCCCCAG gcagaggttgcagtgagccgaggcacttcagcctggcaacagagcaagactccgtctcaacaacaacaacaacaacaacaacaacagaatgtTAGAAGAGCAGAAAGAACCAAGTATAACTGGCACATAGAAATGAAGgagagaggctgggcgcagtggttcatgcctgtaatcccagcactttgggaggccaagacgggcagatcacgaggtcaggagatcgagaccatcttggctaacacggtgaaaccccgtttctactaa